From Rhododendron vialii isolate Sample 1 chromosome 7a, ASM3025357v1:
GGTACAAGTCCACTATGGTGCATGACAGCATTGGCCTTGAATCACGAGAAGATCATTTGTCACAAACAGATTCCGGTTCAACATTAGTTCCGAATACCTATAATGAGATATCGTTGGATAATATTTGTGGAACAATATTGCACCAATCAAAAAAGGATGCAATTGCAGTTATTGATGAActgaacaaaagaattgaactcttggagaaggaaaaaaagagcaTGAAGAATGAAATCTTGGAAGTTCATGATGAAAAGCAAAAAACTCTTCAACAtcaaaaggaggaaattgaaaTTCTGAAGCGGGAACTTGAAGAGAAAGATTTGTACATCTTCAAATTATGCAAGGAAAACGAAGCCCTTGAAAAACTTTACAAGCAGTATGAGGAACAAGTTCAACATTATGAAACACATGAGTTAACACAAGAATATAATGTTGAAACGGAAAGACAAGTGCATCAAGTGACACAGAAGGCCACATTTGACACTATAAAGGAACTGCAGGAAGAGAGAGATCAGTTGGAGGGGGAACTGATAAACATTAAAGTTCATGAAGTAACACAAAAAGTAagggctgaaaaagtggttcaAAACTTGAAGAGGAAAAGTCCACCATCAAAGGTTAAGAGAGTGAAAGAAAGAGATGATAGAAAGATGAATTTGTACAAGGACTATGTGTATGGAAAATTAAAGAGGAAAAGTCCACAACTAGAGTTTGTTGATGTAGACAACTTCGAAGAAACTTCTTTGGCAATTCAAGAGCAAAAACCAACGAAGAAACTGAAGAACTTGAAGAAGTGCAACACTGAGATGTCAAAACTCATCCGTACAGAAACTTGGTTGCCAATTCAACTTTGGAAGACAGGAAATATTAGGTAATTTTACCTTTAAAACTGTTGCAAGGTAAATATTAGGTAAATTTACCTTTAACATGATATAAACTGTTGAAATATTAACATGTTTATATCATGTTAATTGACAACATGACATGGTCTTTCAAACCTGACATGGAGTCAAGCATGAATTGATAGCCCTTTTTTGAGATGATTGCCATCCTAGCACTTCTAAAATAGAGGAACTTTTCAGAGGACAATGTAATATCCTACATTCCTCTTACTTGGCCGCCTAACAATCAGGATTCAGGAGCATCCTTCCACAAATTTCAGTTCTGATGGTGTTTCTTGTTTAGATCATTAACTTTTGAGCTTTAGTGAAATGGTGTCTATATTATTCATCGACGCTTATTATCTTCTTCAATGCTTGTAGTTGATAGTAATGTCGAACATGGAACAAATACCAGTGGTAAATCTTTAATTTTGGTTGGGTTATTTTGAATAATATTGTTTTATGCTGTTATAGATTAAAATGTTGTGGACAGAAATGAATTAGTATTAAGTACTGCTATTGTAGTAGGTAGAAATATTGtggtaattttgaaaatccttGACATGGACTGTATGAGTTTCAAGGaatttgtttgcattttacTTTCTAAGTACTTTGGGTTTCCTTTTCACACCACCTTCTCGTCCTACAATTTTCTTCCAAGTTGGATCATTTTAGAAATTTCATCTTGCTATTTTCTTACTATATGCCATCTTTCATTTATTGCATGCAATAGTTATTCATAGATATATGCAATATATAATAAAGAACTGTATGAATTCCTTTGGTTCTTCATCCACAGGCACAAACAGAGATTATAACACCTAATTCCAGCATTTAGTACTTACTTCTTCATGTGGCATGTTCTACATGCAGTCCTTAATGTGTTTGGGGTATTATACAATGGTCTTTCTGATACTTTCTCATGCGTGCTGTTAACTGTTTCGGAAATAACTAACAGTAACAGTGCACTGCAATCAATTTTCATGGTGCTTCCCAACCTAACCACATTAGGCACATTTATCAACAAGGGTGATGTCTGCATCCTAGGAGAAGTTGAGTGGTAATATCATCCTTGCATTGTTTTGACGCTTCATCATTTCTCAAATAGAGGGCCTGTTAGTTCTTGATGAGGGTATTGGGAGTTGGGAAAATGTTTGGTAAATTTACCTTTAAAACTGTTGCATGTTTTTAATATGAAATGTTTATATCATGTTAATTGACAACATGAATGGTCTTTCAAACCTGACATGGAGTCAAGCTTGAATTGATAGCCCTTTTTTAAGATGATTGCCATCTTCTCTTTTGTAGCATTTGGGATTGTATTGCTTGTAGTTTCTGTTAAatcttcaacattttttttttcaaaactcatCATTAACTTTTGAAAACACTTTGCGATATCCAGTGTTGTAATATGGAGTTTTGAAGCCGACATGCTATACATTGAAGTTGAAGACATACAAAACCTGTTGTTTGAAGATTCAATATCTAATCGGGTAAAAATGTTAAGACACTCTTGTTTTTGTGTGTAGACTGTTTGCCTGAACTTGCCCTCCTTTACAATGCTAGATGTAAATTGTTTTAATCGTGTTTCactgataaaaaattaaaaacagtgTGTAGATGCATATGCAAATGTCCTCATGAAACACCATTCTGACGTTGTGCCGAAATTTGACTTGAATACTCCAGTACCGAAATCATTTATCTTCACCAACTTCTTCCTGGTAACAAATTAaaactttttattaaaaattgtaTTTTCACGTACACATTGAATACTCCAGTACTGAAATCATTTCTGTTTGTTTTGGTGTGCAAATAGGACACGATccaaaacaaaagacaaaacaaagtgAAGGCAATGCTTGGAAAAGTAATGACAAAATCAGTCGGGGCaagatttcttcttttttcaatacTCATTCGATTCCATTGGACATTGCTTGTTCTTGATAAAGACGAAGGATGTTGGAAGTTCTATAACTCTCTTAAACCTAGAAGTGGAAAAGATGAATATTGTAATGCAACAAATCTCTTGGTAAGCAAAACCTGTTAATGAAATATCATACTCTTAACTCTAAAAGCACTTTTTTAAGAGCTGCACATTGTTTGTTTCCTTCTAAAATAGAGGCAAGTTGTTGCGGCATATGTCAACATTGACCAAAGAGAACCCTGCAAAAGAAATATTACTGACAAAGTGGAGATTCAGAAAAATTGCCCCCAACAACCGACGGGAAGGAAAGtattgtttataattttttatcaaaagaaaCTCCAACTACTATTAATTCGCAATGTTAGTTCTCAATCTTAATTGACTGAATTCTAAATTCTTGCAGTGTTAATTGTGCGATTGTCGTCTTTTCAATAATCAAGAAGTATTTGTCAAATGAAGAGCAAACAAGTCAAATAACACAAGCAGAATGCAGGAAAATCAGAGCAGACTTGATACATTTATTCGTGCACTGTTGATAATATTGCGTATTCTACTAGTGTATTAAGTCTCATTAGCCCATACTCTGACTGTTAATTCTTAGAACTTGCAACTGTTAGCAAGGTTAGAAAGGTTAACAAGGTTTAATTTCTGAAACTTTAGACTATTAGCATGTGCACCTTTCTGTTTCAGTGGAAATTTACCAAGGTTTAGTAAGGTTTCAAGTTTTGCATATACCTTGTTGTTTCAAGTATAAAATGTAATGAACTATGCTTGTGTCTGTTCCTTGCACTCATTTTGCTATGTTTGTGTCTGCTCTTTGCAATGTATGACAAAGCTAAGTTGGTACCTGTTATGTCCTGTTCTTGTGTCTTGTGTGTTACTATTGGTGTCTTGTGTGTTATTATGGTTTTTATGCCTTGGACACACCTCTCGAGGTCTAGTGGATGTTTGAAGTAGTAGAACGTGACTTGTGGGTTCTCGTTTGGATCCCGGATTCGGAGCTCCAGCTGACCGGTTGAGAAAGGACCCGCAGTCTTTTCTAGGATGACTCCCGCATGGATATCCAGGTTCAAAAGTGGGTTGATTTCGTTTGAAACCAGTGTGAAGTGCTAGGCTGTTTGCAAAATGTGAAGAAGATTAAATTCTCATTTAAACAGGGACAATCTGAACATGTGTGCATTTGCTTCAAACGTGAAATTATGTATCTTCAATAAAGTGTAGATACAAAAGTGGTGTTAGGTTATTGCAATGTAATGTACTATGCTTGTGTCTGTTCCTTGCACTCATTTTGCTATGTTTGTGTCTGCTCCTTACAATGTATGACAAAGCTAAGTTGGTACCTGTTGTATCCTGTGTCTTGTGTCTTGTGTGTCACTATTGGTGTCTAGTGTGTTATTATGGTTTTCATGCCTTGGACACACCTCTCGAGGTCTAGTGGATGTTGGAAGTAGTAATACTAGTTCTCTTTGTAAGAAGAAATTTTTacagagacaaaaaaaatgattgaattGATGTGTAAGCTTGAATGCATTTAAGTCAAACTGTGATACTTGTCGCAGTTCTAAAATCACAATTGATGTGTAAGCTTGAATTTGCTGCAAGTTTTGTTTGGATTCACTAACCACTGATTTGTAATCTTTCTTATGCTCACACATTCTGGAAAAACTATACATGAAAAAGCTTTCTTATCAGCAACTTCTTATCTGAGCACTATagaattaacactgttaatcaaaaagagaatggtatatgaccatgttgaAATACATTTACCACTgtaaattaaaggagaaagttatatcataatattgattaacagtgttaaatgatcagctttctttttgaaagaaagagttaaaagccTGCGGTGTTCAACCGGGGTTCCAATCGTCGTCTTCTTTGCTTTGCGagcaaaaatcaaaaactagGGAAAAATACTAACTAATAGAAAAATCTTAACGAAGAAAAGGGCCATGACCAGTGCGTAAGGAAGAATAAATGAGCGCAAtgcaattaacactgttaattaaaggagaaagaTATACCATAacattgattaacagtgttaaatgattAGCTTTCTTTTCTAAAGAAAGGGTTAAAAGCGTGCGGTGTTCGACCAGGGTTCCAATCGTCGTTCTCTTTGCTTTGCAAGCAACATTCAAAAAGttaggaaaaaataataactaATAGAAAACCTTAATTAAGAAAAGGGCCATGACTTGTGCGTAAGGAAGAATATTTGAAGAGCACAATGCAATTAACACTGTTGATTAAAGAGAAAGgtatatcacaatattgattaacagtgttaaataaCCAGCTTTCTTTTCTAAAGAAAGGGTTAAAAGTGTGCGGTGTTCGACCGGGGTCCCAATCGTCGTCTTCTTTGCTTTGCGAACAACTATCAAAAGCTAGCGAAAAATAATAACTAATACAAAACCTTAATGAAAAAAGGGGGCATGACTTTTCCGCAAGGAAGAATAAATGAAGAGCACAATGCAATTAACACTTTtaattaaaggaaaaaattatatcacaatattgattaacagtgttaaatgaccagctttcttttcgaaagaaagggtTAAAAGCGTGCGGTGTTCGATCGGGGTTCCAATTGTAGTCTTCTTTGCTTTGCGAGCAACAATCAAAAGCTAGGGAAAAATAATAACTTAACGAAGAAAAGGGGCATAACTTGTCCGTAAGGAATAATAAATGAAGAGCGCATGCAATTAAAACtattaattaaaggagaaagttatatcacaatattgattaacagtgttaaatgatcagttttctttttgaaagaaagggTTAAAAGCGGGCGGTGTTCGATCGGGGTTCCAATCATCGTTCTCTTTGCTTTACAAGCAACAATCAAAGGCTAGAGAAAAATAATAACTAATAGAAAACCTTAATGAAGAAAAGGGCAATGATTTGTGCGTAAGGAAGAATATTGGAAGAGCGCAAtgcaattaacactgttaattaaaagagaaaggtatatcacaatattgattaacagtgttaaataaccagctttcttttcgaaagaaagagttaaaaacGTGCAGTGTTCGATTGAGGTTCCAATCGTCATCTTCTTTGCTTTGCGAGCAATCATCAAAAGCtaggaaaaaataataactaATAGAAAACCTTAACGAAAAAAAGGTTCATGACTTGTCCGTAAGGAATAATAAATGAAGAGCGCAtgcaattaacactgttaattaaaagAGAGAGTTATAttacaatattgattaacagtgttaaatgaccagctttcttttcaaaagaaagggTTAAACGCGTGCGGTGTTCAATCGGGGTTCCAatcgtcattttttttgctttgcgAGCAACAATCAAAAGGtaggaaaaaataataactaATAGAAAACCTTAACGAAAAAAAGGGGCATGACTTGTCCGTAAGGAATAATAAATGAAGAGTGCAtgcaattaacactgttaattaaaagagaaagctatatcacaatattgattaacagtgttaaatgaccagttttcttttcgaaagaaagggtTAAAATCGTGTGGTGTTCGACCGGGGTTCCAATCATCGTCATCTTTGCTTTGCGAGCAACAATCAAAGGCtacagaaaaaataataataactaatAGAAAACCTTAATGAAGAAAAGGGCCATGATTTGTCCGTAATGAAGAATATTAGAGCGCAAtgcaattaacactgttaattaaaagagaaaagtatatcacaatattgattaacagtgttaaatgaccagcTTTCTTTTCTAAAGAAAGGGTTAAAAGCTTGCGGTGTTCAACCGGGGTTCCAATTGTCGTGTTTTGCGCTTTGCTAGGAAAAAATACTCGCTACAGAAaagcttaacaaaaaaaagggggcaTGACTTGTGCGTAAGAAAGAATAACTGAAGAGCGCAATGCAATCAACGTTGTTAATTAAAGGAAAAAGCAGTTACTctttgattaacagtgttaaatgacccgCTTTCCTTTCGAAAGAAAGTATTAAAAGCGTGTGGTGTTCAACCAG
This genomic window contains:
- the LOC131332218 gene encoding uncharacterized protein LOC131332218; protein product: MKHHSDVVPKFDLNTPVPKSFIFTNFFLDTIQNKRQNKVKAMLGKVMTKSVGARFLLFSILIRFHWTLLVLDKDEGCWKFYNSLKPRSGKDEYCNATNLLRQVVAAYVNIDQREPCKRNITDKVEIQKNCPQQPTGRKVLFIIFYQKKLQLLLIRNVSSQS